TTTTCAGCTTGTTAACGCCGTTGTTGATGTCGATGCCGCATTCTTTCAGCAGTTTGATAGAATCTTCGTGCAGACGGCCTGATTTCTGGATTGCAATTTTCAGTTTCATCCTGGTAAAATAAAAAAGGGGCTCACCTCTGCGGTAAGCCCCTGTTGATGATGTAATATGTTATACACAATTCATCTCCTGCCTACCGCTGTGGTAAGATATGATGGTGATGATGTATGTGTGTGTTGCGAATCATAATTTTCGGGTACAAAGGTAGTAAGTAAAATGATAAATCAAAGTTTTTTTTGGAAATATTCAGCGGATTATATATAAGCACTTATATAACGAATATGAAATTCTTTCTCCTCTGCTTTCTTTTTGCAGCTAATTATTTTAGTTTTAATTTGCTAACAAATTTAGCAATTATAAAACGATAGTGATATGGAAGCACTGAAAATGAGCGATTTGAGTTTAACCCTCCCTTTTTTTGATATTAACAATCCGGTAGGGTTTCCTGCCCCGGCTACTGATGGCCAGGAACAGGGAATAGATCTTTCCCGTGTACTTCAGCCACATCCCGCCAGCAGCTTTGTTATCAGGGTTAAAGGAGATAGTATGGCGGAGGCCAGCATCCCCGATGGCTGCATGGCCGTGGTAGACAGGTCTCTCCGGCCTTCTACGGGCGATATTATAGTAGCGGAACTTAACGGGGAGTATGTAGTCAGACGGCTGGTAAAAGCCGGCCGGAACTGGGTATTACATGCGGAAAACACCTTTTATAAACCGGTGCTGATCACAGAGGACACTGATTTCCAGGTATGGGGGGTTGTTGTATCTGTTATTGTAGACATGCGTAAATGAGCAACAACACATGCATAATCCTTTGGCATTATTAACACCAGCCCTGGTAACGGCTTTGCTGGACGACGGTTTCACGCTGTTTGTCCGCCAGAGTTATGAAGCCGCCAGAGAACCAGACGAACCAACTGTAAAAGAACTGTTCCTCATCACTCCTTATAGAAACATCGGAGAAGCCAATCAGCATTTTACGCATATACGATACGACCATCGGAAATATATTTATCAGACACACCATCAGGAAGAAGTCAGCAAGTTATATACTGCAGCCTCCCAGCCAACGGGTTATAAAGTATATGTGGCGTTGTTAAAAGAGCAGGAATGGACACCTCCCCTTTACATGGATCCTGCCGTAAGAATATACATCTCCCGCAAAACTTCCTGGCGTCCGAAACGCCCGGAAGAAGTAGGCGCCGAATTGTTTCTGCGCTATGGTATACTAACCTTCCGGCTTACTTATGGAGATGAAGAAATAACAGTACCTTTATCTGAATTAGACAACGATTGATTTAAACTATGTGCTACGATATCGCCTTTACGTCTACCATTGAAAGCATCTTCAAATATATTCCTCTATTACAGGCAGCCGGGAACCTCGATATCCATTTCGATTCCACCTGGCATAAGATCGGCATGTCGTACCCGCAATGGCCGGTAATTACCAACCATAAAGGCTTACAGCTGGAGAAATATACCTGGGGACCTATTCCTAAAATACTCGATACTATAGACAAAGTGAAGAAACAACGCCAGCTTTACCTGAATGCCCGCAGTGAAAAAGTGCTGGAACAAGGTACGATGTGGAATGCCATCCGGCATCAACGCTGCCTGATACCTGCCACCGGCTTTTTCGAATACCGGCAGGTGCCTGGTTTGAAAAATAAAATACCCTATTATATCAAATCACGTCAACAGGATGTTTTCTTTATGGCCGGGTTATGGGCGTTCTCCAATTCCTGGGATGTGGATAAACCCGATCGTATTCCAACATTCACCATACTTACCCGTAAAGCCAATGCAGTAATGGCGCAGATCCACAATGGTGGCGACAACGCAGGCCGCATGCCGCTGATGCTGCCGGACGACCTTGCACAGGAGTGGATAAAACCGGATATAACTGATACGGATATACGTAGCATAGTGCAATACGAATTACCAGCTGCTCAACTGGAATACTGGACGGTGAATTCTGTCAGAAAAGTGAAACCCGACGATGCCACGGTCATAGCTCAGGTAGCATATGAAGGAGTGCCACCGGTACTGGTATAATGCACTTGTCCGTTACAGATAGTTTCTGCACAAAATCCTTCCTGTAACGGAATATTATGTTTTCTTTGCGGAAGAAATACTTCCGATGAAATATCTGATTCTATGTTTCCTTTTATTGTTTGCTGCAGTTGCCGGGGCACAGGAGCTGGTCACGTATCGCGACTCTGTTAACCGCTTTTCCGTAGGCATTCCGGCAGGATGGCGTATTATAAAAAATATCAAACAACCTTCCATTAAGCTGATGGCGCTTGCAGTGCCGGCCGACAGTACGCAGAAAGCAACCGGTAATTTCAATATCAATGTAATTGCGGAGCCGAGCGCCAATCCGGATACCATTATTAAAAAACTGCTGAGCTATACCAGCCTGAATCCTTATTTCAGGATACTGGATTCCGGGAGCATTGTACAGCAGCGTAAACGTATGATCTGGCTGGATGAAGTACACAAAAATACACACGCTACTGATACCGTTTTCGCCAGCCTGTATGTATCATGGGCAGATGGTAAAGCATACATACTCACTGCTACAGCGCCTGTACAGATGGCTGCACAATACAAAGATCTCTTCCATCAGATAGGCAGTACCTTCAAAACCGGCAAGGCTATTAAACATGAACGGTTGAAGATCATTCTCCCGGGCAACAAACCCTGGAATAAAATAATGGACTCTGAAGCGGATAACCTGTCTACCAGGCAATACCTTCCTCCCGGTGAAACCATTGATCACTGGACGATGCTACTACATGAAATGACCATGGAAAACGCACGTATCAACGATATTAACCTGGCTATTCAGAATTTCTCGAACGCTGCTGCGGGACAATCTCCGCAAGCCAAAATCACCATACTGGGGAAAGAAAATATCCCCGGCCGCCGGTGGGCATTATTCAAAATAGAAACACCTGAATTCCCCGGCGGCAAAGCCCCGGAATCACAGCTCTTCTATGTAATACAGGGGAAACAATCATTCCATGCCGCATTTATAGCGAAACATGAAAAAACACTATCTCCCGCATTCGTTAAAACATGGGGGGAGTTACTGCGTAAAGGCAGGATTGTTGAAGAATAAATTAAGAATATAGAATGAAGAATGCCAGCGGAGATAGTAAACGCGAAAAAACAATTCGCTACTATCTCCGCTGGCATTCTTCATTCTATATTCTTAATTCTTATATATCGCTACTTCTATCTTTCCGTCTTTCGTCACTGCGCCACGATACATTCCTTCGGTGTTGAACGACATCGTCATATTGCCTTTTTTGTCAAGCGCTATCAGGCCACCATCGCCTCCCATGTTACCTACCTTTTTGATAACAGTATTACCGGCTTGCTGCACCGTGTAGCCTTTGTATTCCATCAATGCAGAAAGATCGTATGCAACTACATTACGGATATAGTATTCGCCCCAGCCGGTGCAGGACACAGCAGCTGTTTCATTGTTGGCATAAGTACCTGCACCGATGATAGGAGAATCGCCAACGCGGCCATATTTTTTGTTGGTCATACCACCGGTGGAAGTAGCTGCTGCCAGGTTTCCCTGCTTGTCTAATGCTACGGCTCCTACTGTACCGAATTTATAATCGCGATTAATGGTACCCATCTTTTCCGGCTCTGTATAGGCATTGGATTTAGCCGCTGCCAGGGAATCCTCATAGATAGCGCGTTGCAGATCCCTCCAGCGCGATTCCGTTCTGAAATAAGATGGGTCTACTATTTCCAAACCTGCTTCTTTCGCAAACTTTTCCGCCCCCGGGCCTATCATCATCACATGCGATGATTTTTCCATCACCGCCCTGGCAGCACTCACCGGGTTACGTATAGTGGTTACACCTGCCACAGCTCCTGCAGCTTTCGTTTTGCCGTTCATAATGGCTGCATCCAGTTCATTACGGCCATCGTGGGTAAAAACGGCTCCTTTCCCAGCGTTGAATAAGGAATCATCTTCCAGTACCCTTACGGTGGCCTCTACCGCATCCAGACTGCTACCTCCTGATTGCAACACTTTGTACCCTGTTTCCAGCGCCCGTGTCAGCGATGCCTTATAGGCAGCTTCTTTTTCCGGGCTCATATTTTTCTTCAGAATGGTACCGGCTCCTCCGTGTATCACCAGTACATATGATGCTTTTTGCTGGGCTATACCTGCCGTACTGCAGCATAACAATATCGCCAGCATCCATAAACGGCTAAACCTGCCTTTCATATCAATCTATATTAAAATGATCAAATTGCTTTCTTCTTCAACTGCCCGTTTTCCACCCACCACCAATACCAATTACCTCCACTGGCGGCTTCCGGATTAAAGTCGGCTACGCTGAAACTGCCACTGCCACCCGCGCTTCCCTGTATCTCATACACCTTCAATGCCTGCTCACCGCAATTCCATTGAAGTGGTTTACCGGCTACACAAAGTTCAGGTTTTTTCAGACTATCTGTTAATATAAAACAGGCTTTACTCGCACCAAATACTTTCGCCATTCCCTGTTCATCGATACAAACAGCCGTTTTTTCGTCCGGCGCTATGCCACGCGGAAAGATGCCGTTATCTGTGATCAGCCGGCTCATAAATGTAACATGCCTCCCTTCCCGGCCGCGTTTCAGGTAATGCTGATCGCTCAGTACCTGCTGCAGATAGGGCGCCTGCAGGAAGTCGTTGCGGTAAAGCTTTACCAGCGAATCGTACGGATTAGCCAACACGGTGTCTGATACGGCGCTGCCTCCTTCTCCGCTGTAATACAACCCGCTTAGTATGGCGCAACCCGCGCTGGTACCACCCACTGGCACCCTCTTTTCGAGGAGCAGGTAATTAATGGCGTCGTTCACTTTGGTACCGCGCCATTGCTGCATGTAGCGCGACTGGTCCCCTCCTGCTATAAACAACATCTCGGCATTACGTATGATATATGCCACTGTATCATTATTGGCCAGCTCCCTGGTAGTGATATTGAGCGTTTCCACGGAGTTCACTTTACCGAGTGAATCGATATCATGATTATAACTGCCATTGCCGGAAGCCGTAAGTACTACCACGTCGCCGCCGCCACTGCGTGCTATCATCCACTGAAATGCGCCATCTACATTGCCGCCGCCACCGATCAACGCCACACCACCTTCTACGGGCGTGCTAACATTAGCAGTATCACCTACAAACCCGATGGATGCCGGGCGGCCAGGGATAACAGGCAATTTTTTCGTCTGCTTACAGGCATAAAAACATATAGCCGTTATCGTTAGTACAGCGGGTATAATATGATTCAATTTCATAGTTTGTTTCTTTTTCAATTAGTACCCTGGGTTTTGTTGCATATTCCGGTTTGCTTTCGTTTCTGCATCCGGGATAGGGAACACATAACCTTTGCTGCCCGGTTTCAGCAATACCGCACCCAACGCATTCACAGCATCTTCCGGATCTCTGGTCACCGGCAGGTTTCTTCTTCTCAGGTCAAACAACCGTTGCCCTTCGAAAGCCAGTTCCTTAAAACGTTCTGTATATACAGCTGCTATCAGGGCATCTTTTCCGGCAAATACCTCGGGAACATAACCGCTGATACGGGCTGTTCTGAGTGTATTGAGATCGGCGGCTCCTTCATTGATCTGATTCTTTTCCGCCAGTGCTTCTGCGCGGATAAGATACATTTCTCCCGTCCGGAACAATTTAATATCAGCCAGGCCGAGGCTACCGGAAGCGCCGTAGTACTTGTTTACCAGGTAGGGCGATTTGCCGCTGCCCCTGCTGTCGTCGAACTGGATGTAAGCAGGATAACGTATATCGTTGGTTTTATCGAACAGTTTGATCAGTTCAAAGGAAGGCGCGTACAATACCACGTTCCTGTAGAAATACATATTTCCTATCGGGTCATTGATACCGGAAATCTGTTTCAGTTTCCAGATCACTTCTGTTGATTTCGTGTCTTTCCAGATGCCGGGGAAGTCGCCGGCAGCAGCCAATGGCATAGCATTTATAGCCTCAGTGGAATAGGTAACTGCATCATCCCATTGTTTGGCGTAAAGTGCCACCCTGGCCTGGATAGCTGCTATGGCCGGCCGGGTGATCCGCGTGTTATCATCAAAGGTGGCAGGGATCAGTGTTTTAGCCTGTTGCAAATCTTTTGTGATAGCTGCTACCACTTCACCGAATGTACGGCGCGCCGGGAAACTGATTACAGAGGTATCCATCAGCGCTACCCCTAATGCTCCTGGTTCATATGCAGCCGCATAACTCTGCAGCAGCTGAAAGTGGCAATATGCCCGCAACGCCAGTGCTTCGCCGCGGTATTGATCCCGCTGCGCTATTTCATCGCCTTTGGCCGGTACACGGCTGGCTGCAGCAACTACCCGGTTGGCCCGGTCTATTGCGATATAATACTCGTTAAAAGAAGTGGTAACTGTAGTATTGCTGGGATCTATCTGCCAGCGGAAAGTAGCTACACCGCGCCCTGTGCTGTTTTCAGATGGCAACATACACTCATCTGTTACGAGAGATATGGTATAAATAGTATTATAGGTGAGCCCTGAATAAGCGCCCAGCAGACCTCCGTTGAGGTCCGACACCTTGCGGAATGTTCTCTCCGGATCAATAATATTATCCGTGGGCTGCAGGTCCAGTTGCTTGTTACAGGCCAGTAAGCACAATGGCAGCAACCATGCGAAGTACCTGAAAGTATATTTAAGATAGCAGATCATCATACAGTTGTTTTAGAAATTAACATTCAGACCAAAGGTATAGGTGCGGGCTGCAGGGTAATCGAACATCCCATCGCCACTGTTATTTTCCGGATCAAAACTTTTCCATTTGGTCCATGTGTAAAGGTTTTGCGCCTGTGCAAATACCTGTATGCCAGTGATAAATTTCAGCCGGGAAATAAATGCTTTCGGAAAATTGTAGCCGATATTCACATTCCTTAACCGCAGGTACGAAGCGTCCTGTATGTCTTTGGAAGAATAGCGCCTGTCGGCATCAAACTTCGGTAGTATCGCATGGTTGCCGGGTTTCTTCCAGCGGTCGTACAACATGCGTTTCGACTGGTTGCTGGAGGCGAAGCTGGGGTTCTCGTTGTAGTAGTCTTCGTTCATATAACGCATGGCCTTGTCGGCAAACGTAAACAGGGCATTCAGGTAAATGCCTCTCCAGGTCAGCGATGTATTGAAACCACCTGTTAATGACGGGATGTAGGTACCGAATTCAGCTACACTCAGTGCGGTTTCATTATAATCTTTCGTGATCTTACCCTGGCGGTCGTAGTACATAGGATCGCCGGTTTCAGGATCCACACCTGCCCATTTAGGTGCATAGTGTGAGCCATAAGGCAATCCTACCCTGACGATCTTCGACAGGCCCTGCGTGAACTCTTCTGCGCCGCCCAAACTGGTGATCACATTTTTGTTATAGGCAAAGTTGGCGCCGATCGTCCAGGTGAGGTCTTTGTTCCGGATCACATCTCCCTGTATATCCATTTCTATTCCCCTGTTACGCATGGATCCTGAATTCTGGAACATGCTGGAGAAACCCGAAGTGATAGACAATGGCTGATCGATGAAAAGGTTATTGGTGATTTTGTTATACACATCCGTTACCATACGGATACGGTTATTCCAGATTCCCAGGTCGAACCCGATATTGAGTTCTTTGGCATATTCCCAGTCGTACGCCGGGTTACCGGGCTGCAACGGTACTATAGCCGGATTACCACCATACTGGTTGGTCCGGAAAGTACGGAAATACGCAAAAGGTCCCAGGCTGGAGAATGGATTGGCAGAAGTACCATAGCTGGCCCTGAAGCGCAGGTTATTCACAAAGCTCACCTCTTTCAGGAAATTTTCCTTTTTGGCTTCCCAGCCAAGGCCTACAGAATAGAAGCCATGCCAGCGGTTGTTGATGGGCACTGTAGAGGCGCCATCGCGGCGATAGCTGGCATTGATTGTATATTTCTCATTGAAAGTATAACGGCCAACACCTATCCAGGATGCCAGCGCACTACGTGTGCGCGCGCCACCTACCAGCGGACTGTAAGGCGATCCGGGTGTAATAGCAGCTGGTGTAGCAGGCAGCCGGCTGTCCAGATCGTAACCTGTGTAGTTAAAAGCACGGTTGGTATTACGCGTAAATTCGAAATAACCGGATACTTCAAAATCGTGTTTTTCCGCTATCATTCTCGACCAGGTCAGGCCGGAAGTGCTTACCAGCGTGAAGTTACGGGTAACGCCTTCTCCAAAACTTCCCCTGCCCCCATTTGCTACTTTGTAGCCGGAGTAGGAATCGGGGGTTACATACCGCTCTGTGGTAGTTTCCCTGAAATCGAGCCCCAGTCTTGTTTTAGCAATCAATCCTTTCGCCAGCGTATAGTTCAGTGACGTACCAATGATGCCTTTCAGCTGGTTATCTCTGTTGGATGTATTCAGCATGGCTTCCAGGGCATTGCTGCCCTCCCGCTGATCCAGCACCGGATATACATCATTGTTATAACTGGTCACCAGCGTGCCATCGGAGGCATAAGGATACTCATAAGGCAACGCATAATACACAGCAGCAAGGGTATTGGCACCATTGGAAGAGCCTTCCCTTTCGATAAACGACGACTCAGCGTATGCAAGACCGATATTGAGATTAGCCGTTAAACGGCCGGCGTTGAAATCAAGATTATTCTTAAAGCTATAGCGTTTCAGTTCAGAACGCCTGGCAATGCCCTGTTGATCAAAAAAATTCACCGAGCTATAAAATCTCACGTTATCATTACCTCCACTGGCACTTAACTGTTGTTCCTGGAATTTACCTGTTTGCAGGAAACTCTTTCTCCAGTTGGTATTCATGCTACGCAGACTATCGAGTATATGCACAGCTGCTGCTTTTTCTTCAGGTGTTTTATTGGCGTTGGCAGGATTTTTTGGGGAATAGTCCCAGCCCGGTCCCAGATCTGCACCGGTTTCCAGCCCAATCTCTTCCTCGAAGCGAAGATGTTCTTCAGCATTCATCATTTGGAATTTAGGTGTAGTCATGTTGGAAAAGCCATACTGGGATTTGTAGGCAAAAGCCACTTTCCCGGCCTGTCCTTTTTTAGTGGTAATGACGATAACACCGTTGGAACCACGGGAGCCATAAAGCGCTTTGGCAGAGGCATCTTTCAGCACCGTAACGGAAGCAATATCTTCGGGGTTAATTCCCTGGAACTGGCCGGCTTCAATGGGTATGCCGTCCATGATATACAATACAGCAGCATTTCCATTGATAGTACCAACCCCTCGGACCGTAACAGTAGCAGCCGTTCCCGGCTGACCCGAGCCTGCTGATACTACCATGCCGGGTACTCTGCCCTGGAGTATTTGTTCGAAAGATGCCATCGGCACCTGCGAAATTTTATCGGCGCCCACCACTCCGGAAGAAGCAGTTGATTTATCTCTCGTATAATTCGTATAGCCGGTAATGGTAACCGCATTCAGTGTTTTGATATCTTCTGTTAGTTGTATGTTGATCTGATGCCGGGAATTGATTTCCACCTGCTGTGTTACATAGCCTACCAGCGAAAACTGCAGCGATTTTGTATGATCAGGTACATCCAGGGCCCAGCTGCCATCTTCCCTGGTAAGGGTACCTTTGTTGGTACCTGTGGCCCTGACAGTTACCCCGGGCAGAGGCAGGTTATCGGCTCCCCTCACCACACCGCTGATGGTCATATCAGCTACGGCGGTACCGGCAGCCGTAGCGTATATCACTACCAGCCCGTCTTCCTTCTGGGAATAAGCAAGATTGGTACCGGCAAATGCCTGTACCAGCACCGCATCCAGCGTGGATTCCCGGGCACTGATCGTCACCCGTTTTTCTTCCGGTAATGTTTTATCGTGAAACACAAAACGGTAAGCCGTCTGATGCTCCAGTGTTTTCAACAGCTGCCGGATACTGGCTTGTTTCAACTGCAGGGTAATGGTTTCCTGGGCCAGACAAACTGCCTGCACCTGGAAACAGATAAAAAAGAGTAAAAGTGTCAACTTCATAGTCAGCAGTAGTTTGCCGGTGGGAACAGGCCGTTCCTTCCATTCCAGGAATACAAGTTTTAACATACCTTTGATGTTGGGTTTAGTTAATGATCATACAGGACATTGCAAACCTATTCCGGGGGAAGTGTGCCAGCACTTCCCCTTTTTTATTTGGTTGATGTTCTTATTAATATTATTTACTGATTACTATCTGGTTGTTCTGCATTTTATAATTAAATGGATAAGACAATTGCAACGCGTCCAGTGCCTTTAATATAGTTTCACTTTCAAAGGTGCCTGAATACCGGTATTGTTTCACGGTATCATCGGCAAAAACCACCTTAATGCCGTACCATTTTTCCAGTTTCCCGGCGATGGTTTCCAGTGGCTCATTCTCGATCTCGAGCCGGCTTCTCACCCAGGCGATCTCTTTTGCTTTATGATCTACCGGATCAGCATCCAGTGGCATTACGGCAAAAGGCGCAGCAGCGTGTGTGGTCAGCTTTTGATTGGGCTGTAATATTACCCGCTGACCGGGCTGACCGGTCAACGTTATTTCTACTTTTCCTTTAAATAAAGCAGCCGTTGTTTCCTGGTTTCCGCCGTAGGCGCTTACATTGAAAACAGTGCCCAGTACCTTGATATCAAAAGCAGGTGTATGTACAATAAATGGATGCCTGGCGTGCTGGCTTACATCAAAAAAAGCTTCTCCCGAAAGACTTAATGTACGATTGGTATTGTTAAAGCCCGGCTCCAGCTGCACAGTACTGTTTTCGCGTAAGACGATCGAAGATCCATCCGGCAGCACCACCGTTTTTCTCGGACCGTTGCCGGCATTGATCACCACCAGGGCATCTTTAGCCGGTTGTTGCCTGCTGAACAGCCATACACTTCCTGCCAGCAACAGTCCTCCACCCAGTACAGCCGCGTATTTCAGGGGCTTCCACCTGCTGCGGGATGTTGTGGTGGTCACCGCTTCCTGTAGAAAATTGTAGCGCTCAATACCATCTTCCAGGTGCTTTAATTGCGAAACCCTTCCCCCCTGTCTGGCCGATAACATGGCAATCAATCCCCTGGCCTCCAATGCAGCCGCCTTTTTCTCCGGATGTTCATTCAGCCACTTTTTCCAGAAGGCAATATCATCTTCACTGTCGTCCAGACAGTATCGCTGAAATGATTCATCACAAACAAAATCAGGCACATCATAATCCTGGAAATTCATAACAGTAGATCCTTTACATATACAGACGGCAATTCCCCGAATTTTTCCTAAGGTTTTTTTGATTTTTTTTTCGGGAGATGAGAAACGAACACGTTTTCTTTGCAGATACCGGCTTAGCGAAGCATTTTCCGTAATGCTTTAATGGCATCGTAGATAGTATTGTAGGCCGTTTTAACGGTTTGTGAAGTCTGGGC
The genomic region above belongs to Chitinophaga sp. 180180018-3 and contains:
- the umuD gene encoding translesion error-prone DNA polymerase V autoproteolytic subunit produces the protein MEALKMSDLSLTLPFFDINNPVGFPAPATDGQEQGIDLSRVLQPHPASSFVIRVKGDSMAEASIPDGCMAVVDRSLRPSTGDIIVAELNGEYVVRRLVKAGRNWVLHAENTFYKPVLITEDTDFQVWGVVVSVIVDMRK
- a CDS encoding SOS response-associated peptidase family protein; translated protein: MCYDIAFTSTIESIFKYIPLLQAAGNLDIHFDSTWHKIGMSYPQWPVITNHKGLQLEKYTWGPIPKILDTIDKVKKQRQLYLNARSEKVLEQGTMWNAIRHQRCLIPATGFFEYRQVPGLKNKIPYYIKSRQQDVFFMAGLWAFSNSWDVDKPDRIPTFTILTRKANAVMAQIHNGGDNAGRMPLMLPDDLAQEWIKPDITDTDIRSIVQYELPAAQLEYWTVNSVRKVKPDDATVIAQVAYEGVPPVLV
- a CDS encoding isoaspartyl peptidase/L-asparaginase, with product MKGRFSRLWMLAILLCCSTAGIAQQKASYVLVIHGGAGTILKKNMSPEKEAAYKASLTRALETGYKVLQSGGSSLDAVEATVRVLEDDSLFNAGKGAVFTHDGRNELDAAIMNGKTKAAGAVAGVTTIRNPVSAARAVMEKSSHVMMIGPGAEKFAKEAGLEIVDPSYFRTESRWRDLQRAIYEDSLAAAKSNAYTEPEKMGTINRDYKFGTVGAVALDKQGNLAAATSTGGMTNKKYGRVGDSPIIGAGTYANNETAAVSCTGWGEYYIRNVVAYDLSALMEYKGYTVQQAGNTVIKKVGNMGGDGGLIALDKKGNMTMSFNTEGMYRGAVTKDGKIEVAIYKN
- a CDS encoding cyanophycinase; its protein translation is MKLNHIIPAVLTITAICFYACKQTKKLPVIPGRPASIGFVGDTANVSTPVEGGVALIGGGGNVDGAFQWMIARSGGGDVVVLTASGNGSYNHDIDSLGKVNSVETLNITTRELANNDTVAYIIRNAEMLFIAGGDQSRYMQQWRGTKVNDAINYLLLEKRVPVGGTSAGCAILSGLYYSGEGGSAVSDTVLANPYDSLVKLYRNDFLQAPYLQQVLSDQHYLKRGREGRHVTFMSRLITDNGIFPRGIAPDEKTAVCIDEQGMAKVFGASKACFILTDSLKKPELCVAGKPLQWNCGEQALKVYEIQGSAGGSGSFSVADFNPEAASGGNWYWWWVENGQLKKKAI
- a CDS encoding RagB/SusD family nutrient uptake outer membrane protein → MMICYLKYTFRYFAWLLPLCLLACNKQLDLQPTDNIIDPERTFRKVSDLNGGLLGAYSGLTYNTIYTISLVTDECMLPSENSTGRGVATFRWQIDPSNTTVTTSFNEYYIAIDRANRVVAAASRVPAKGDEIAQRDQYRGEALALRAYCHFQLLQSYAAAYEPGALGVALMDTSVISFPARRTFGEVVAAITKDLQQAKTLIPATFDDNTRITRPAIAAIQARVALYAKQWDDAVTYSTEAINAMPLAAAGDFPGIWKDTKSTEVIWKLKQISGINDPIGNMYFYRNVVLYAPSFELIKLFDKTNDIRYPAYIQFDDSRGSGKSPYLVNKYYGASGSLGLADIKLFRTGEMYLIRAEALAEKNQINEGAADLNTLRTARISGYVPEVFAGKDALIAAVYTERFKELAFEGQRLFDLRRRNLPVTRDPEDAVNALGAVLLKPGSKGYVFPIPDAETKANRNMQQNPGY
- a CDS encoding SusC/RagA family TonB-linked outer membrane protein, coding for MLKLVFLEWKERPVPTGKLLLTMKLTLLLFFICFQVQAVCLAQETITLQLKQASIRQLLKTLEHQTAYRFVFHDKTLPEEKRVTISARESTLDAVLVQAFAGTNLAYSQKEDGLVVIYATAAGTAVADMTISGVVRGADNLPLPGVTVRATGTNKGTLTREDGSWALDVPDHTKSLQFSLVGYVTQQVEINSRHQINIQLTEDIKTLNAVTITGYTNYTRDKSTASSGVVGADKISQVPMASFEQILQGRVPGMVVSAGSGQPGTAATVTVRGVGTINGNAAVLYIMDGIPIEAGQFQGINPEDIASVTVLKDASAKALYGSRGSNGVIVITTKKGQAGKVAFAYKSQYGFSNMTTPKFQMMNAEEHLRFEEEIGLETGADLGPGWDYSPKNPANANKTPEEKAAAVHILDSLRSMNTNWRKSFLQTGKFQEQQLSASGGNDNVRFYSSVNFFDQQGIARRSELKRYSFKNNLDFNAGRLTANLNIGLAYAESSFIEREGSSNGANTLAAVYYALPYEYPYASDGTLVTSYNNDVYPVLDQREGSNALEAMLNTSNRDNQLKGIIGTSLNYTLAKGLIAKTRLGLDFRETTTERYVTPDSYSGYKVANGGRGSFGEGVTRNFTLVSTSGLTWSRMIAEKHDFEVSGYFEFTRNTNRAFNYTGYDLDSRLPATPAAITPGSPYSPLVGGARTRSALASWIGVGRYTFNEKYTINASYRRDGASTVPINNRWHGFYSVGLGWEAKKENFLKEVSFVNNLRFRASYGTSANPFSSLGPFAYFRTFRTNQYGGNPAIVPLQPGNPAYDWEYAKELNIGFDLGIWNNRIRMVTDVYNKITNNLFIDQPLSITSGFSSMFQNSGSMRNRGIEMDIQGDVIRNKDLTWTIGANFAYNKNVITSLGGAEEFTQGLSKIVRVGLPYGSHYAPKWAGVDPETGDPMYYDRQGKITKDYNETALSVAEFGTYIPSLTGGFNTSLTWRGIYLNALFTFADKAMRYMNEDYYNENPSFASSNQSKRMLYDRWKKPGNHAILPKFDADRRYSSKDIQDASYLRLRNVNIGYNFPKAFISRLKFITGIQVFAQAQNLYTWTKWKSFDPENNSGDGMFDYPAARTYTFGLNVNF
- a CDS encoding FecR domain-containing protein, with the protein product MNFQDYDVPDFVCDESFQRYCLDDSEDDIAFWKKWLNEHPEKKAAALEARGLIAMLSARQGGRVSQLKHLEDGIERYNFLQEAVTTTTSRSRWKPLKYAAVLGGGLLLAGSVWLFSRQQPAKDALVVINAGNGPRKTVVLPDGSSIVLRENSTVQLEPGFNNTNRTLSLSGEAFFDVSQHARHPFIVHTPAFDIKVLGTVFNVSAYGGNQETTAALFKGKVEITLTGQPGQRVILQPNQKLTTHAAAPFAVMPLDADPVDHKAKEIAWVRSRLEIENEPLETIAGKLEKWYGIKVVFADDTVKQYRYSGTFESETILKALDALQLSYPFNYKMQNNQIVISK